In a genomic window of Dyadobacter fermentans DSM 18053:
- a CDS encoding antitoxin Xre/MbcA/ParS toxin-binding domain-containing protein, producing the protein MAIRSFEEEFAPYGKEPASEYLVVKTSREGVMRSAADEISDLVGLTDNEIAYVLGMTPRNLHRIQGEKRLGTDASERLLLLRNVLIHALATFEGKESVVRHWLRTPITSLNDQSPLQMMDTVTGFGLVDNVLGRLDYGLPA; encoded by the coding sequence ATGGCAATCCGGTCTTTTGAAGAAGAGTTTGCTCCTTACGGCAAGGAACCCGCTTCCGAATATTTAGTCGTCAAAACGTCCCGCGAAGGCGTCATGCGCTCTGCCGCAGATGAGATTTCCGATTTGGTGGGGCTCACCGATAACGAAATCGCTTATGTATTGGGCATGACGCCCCGCAATCTGCATCGCATTCAGGGGGAGAAACGCCTTGGTACCGATGCTTCCGAGCGGCTGCTACTGCTTCGGAATGTGCTCATTCATGCATTGGCTACCTTTGAAGGAAAGGAAAGTGTCGTCAGGCATTGGCTGAGAACACCTATCACTTCGCTCAACGACCAGTCGCCGCTGCAAATGATGGACACCGTTACGGGCTTCGGGCTGGTAGATAATGTGCTCGGGCGTCTGGATTATGGTTTACCTGCCTGA